A single region of the Silene latifolia isolate original U9 population chromosome 8, ASM4854445v1, whole genome shotgun sequence genome encodes:
- the LOC141596441 gene encoding uncharacterized protein LOC141596441, with translation MAYQGQYQYRSPFGDTTYTKVFVGGLAWETPTERMRAYFEQFGEILEAVIIIDKNTGKSKGYGFVTFRDPAAATRACADANPMIDGRRANCNIASFGRPRPSPPRGRNQGGIAQGQSSSSSYNSGIPTPQQTMQPSPYFFQPYGYPYTAAYGYQGVYNPQMQQSQYYAQLYGGGSTSSSSMGNPYYYQGGFSRATSNNPAAAQRIAGAPYYYYPAQMEGNLTQYSNTPNAAATPFQSVATPPSSSTNNLQSIPSSSGEPEAQQSKSEEPEAQTST, from the exons ATGGCGTACCAAGGTCAGTATCAATATCGATCGCCTTTCGGCGATACGACTTATACGAAAGTATTCGTAGGCGGGTTGGCTTGGGAGACTCCGACTGAACGGATGCGTGCTTATTTCGAACAATTTGGTGAAATTCTTGAAGCTGTTATTATCATTGATAAGAACACTGGCAAGTCTAAAGGCTATGGCTTT GTGACGTTTCGTGATCCAGCAGCCGCTACTCGAGCGTGTGCCGATGCAAATCCGATGATTGACGGTAGACGGGCGAATTGTAACATTGCTTCCTTCGGACGCCCAAGGCCATCCCCACCAAGAG GTAGAAACCAAGGAGGAATTGCACAAGGTcaatcatcgtcatcatcatatAATAGTGGAATTCCAACTCCCCAACAAACGATGCAACCATCACCTTATTTTTTCCAACCTTATGG GTACCCCTATACAGCAGCCTATGGTTACCAA GGTGTATACAACCCACAAATGCAACAATCACAGTACTATGCACAGTTATATGGAGGTGGGTCTACCTCATCTTCATCTATGGGAAATCCCTATTATTATCAAGGTGGGTTTTCAAGGGCAACCTCCAATAACCCGGCTGCTGCCCAACGTATCGCTGGGGCTCCGTATTACTACTATCCTGCTCAGATGGAGGGTAACTTGACTCAGTATTCTAACACTCCTAATGCTGCTGCAACTCCCTTCCAATCTGTTGCAACTCCTCCCTCTTCTTCTACTAACAACTTGCAATCAATTCCCTCTTCTTCAG GAGAACCAGAAGCTCAACAAAGCAAATCAGAAGAACCAGAAGCTCAAACAAGCACTTGA
- the LOC141594154 gene encoding exocyst complex component EXO84A-like, producing MDHMVVGAGRNHPSLGDSSEFETDANLSLSDRLKPFKSSQFEADGFINSKCVNMTEKELRQLTIYLKELQKASAEEMRKSVYANYAAFIRTAKEISALECQLLSLRNLLSAQAAVVHGLADGVHVNSLSPGLQGPSDEEASTKKSSKVVKIESWLSEFLENHEVLLAERRVEEALSALDEGESVVQDANDRGALTPSMLTSLQNAITKSRLKLADQLVETASQSSTKGAELRTVVLAMKRLGDGPRAHTLLLKAHHKKLQLKMQNLKPGGVYSTSLSKLVFSTIAQASSDSLAVFGEDTSYTSELVTWAVMRTEEFGVIVMKHTLYTSAASGKLRAAAECVQGCLGHCVLLESRGLALAPVLLKHFKPLIEQALTGNLRRIEQNIAALAASDDWSLVLPPGVVVLGGVTSSLPKLSKSAHRFNSMVQDLFEDVDPLETLQLMHPLLEGVIEVFNSYVTMLTNAFPVSINEANQEGAGISIVKEAVTEAQHLALLANALLLSDDYLPRAAAKFLSCNQTTRSNSHDESARRDLERQNRVVEQRDWKKRLQKSVDRLRDTFCRQHALELIFTEEGEVRLTAQLYTAMDGYSEEPEWFPSGIFQELFMKLTHIATLAADMFVGRERFATILLMRLTETVILYLSDDQAFWDEIEQGQKPLGPYGLQQFYLDMEFVILFASQGRFLSRSLQQVAKDIIARAIDAVSASGIDPYSSLPEDEWFSEVAQMAMKMLSGEGNFRSDDRETSVDSPTASAFSHGSS from the exons ATGGATCATATGGTGGTCGGAGCAGGAAGAAATCATCCAAGTTTAGGAGACTCGTCGGAGTTCGAAACAGATGCAAATCTCTCGCTTAGCGACCGTCTTAAGCCTTTCAAAAGCTCTCAATTTGAAGCCGACGGTTTCATCAACTCCAAATGTGTCAATATGACTGAAAAG GAACTCAGGCAGTTAACAATATACCTTAAGGAGCTACAGAAGGCCTCCGCAGAGGAAATGCGTAAGAGTGTTTACGCTAATTATGCCGCCTTCATACG AACAGCCAAGGAAATATCAGCTTTAGAATGCCAACTTTTATCACTAAGAAATCTTCTTTCGGCGCAAGCAGCTGTTGTACATGGGCTTGCTGACGGAGTACATGTCAATTCCCTATCGCCTGGGCTTCAGGGCCCATCCGACGAGGAAGCATCCACCAAGAAAAGTAGCAAG GTGGTCAAGATTGAGTCTTGGTTAAGTGAGTTTCTCGAGAACCACGAAGTTCTTCTAGCTGAAAGACGAGTAGAAGAAGCGCTCTCAGCACTCGATGAAGGAGAAAGTGTAGTACAAGATGCTAACGACAGGGGAGCCCTGACTCCGTCAATGCTAACATCACTTCAAAATGCGATAACCAAAAGCCGACTAAAGCTAGCAGACCAACTTGTGGAAACAGCTAGTCAATCTTCTACTAAAGGAGCTGAGCTAAGAACAGTAGTGTTAGCCATGAAGAGATTAGGAGACGGGCCGAGGGCCCACACATTACTTCTAAAGGCCCATCATAAAAAATTACAGCTAAAAATGCAGAATTTAAAACCAGGAGGAGTTTACTCTACTAGCCTTTCAAAGCTTGTATTTTCGACAATTGCTCAAGCGTCAAGCGATTCATTGGCAGTATTTGGGGAGGACACGTCGTATACATCAGAGTTAGTGACGTGGGCGGTGATGAGGACAGAGGAATTTGGTGTAATAGTGATGAAACACACACTGTACACATCAGCTGCATCAGGAAAATTACGAGCAGCGGCCGAGTGTGTGCAGGGGTGTTTAGGTCATTGTGTGTTGTTGGAGTCAAGAGGGTTAGCTTTGGCACCTGTTTTATTGAAACATTTTAAGCCTCTCATTGAACAAGCATTAACTGGTAATTTGAGAAGAATTGAGCAAAATATTGCTGCGTTGGCGGCTTCCGATGATTGGTCTCTTGTTTTGCCTCCTGGTGTGGTTGTCCTTGGTGGTGTTACTTCTTCCCTTCCTAAGCTTAGTAAGAGTGCTCACAGGTTTAACTCCATGGTTCAG GACTTATTTGAGGATGTAGATCCACTAGAGACCCTTCAACTGATGCATCCCTTATTGGAAGGAGTTATCGAAGTATTCAACTCCTACGTAACCATGCTCACCAATGCATTCCCAGTATCGATAAACGAGGCAAACCAAGAAGGTGCAGGTATCTCAATTGTCAAAGAGGCAGTCACAGAAGCCCAACACCTTGCTTTACTAGCTAATGCACTTCTTCTCTCCGATGACTATCTCCCTCGTGCTGCCGCCAAATTCCTGTCCTGTAATCAAACTACCCGGAGTAATAGTCATGACGAGTCTGCAAGACGGGATCTTGAACGACAAAACCGTGTAGTTGAGCAGAGAGATTGGAAGAAGCGACTCCAAAAGTCGGTAGACAGGTTACGAGATACCTTTTGTAGGCAACATGCTCTTGAGTTGATCTTTACTGAAGAGGGTGAAGTAAGACTGACTGCTCAGTTATATACCGCTATGGACGGCTATTCCGAGGAGCCTGAGTGGTTCCCTTCTGGTATCTTTCAG GAGTTGTTCATGAAACTGACTCATATCGCGACACTTGCAGCTGATATGTTTGTCGGAAGAGAAAGATTTGCCACAATACTGTTGATGCGACTGACTGAGACGGTTATTTTATACCTTTCCGATGATCAGGCCTTTTGGGATGAGATTGAGCAGGGGCAAAAGCCATTAGGTCCTTACGGCCTTCAACAG TTTTATCTAGATATGGAGTTCGTAATATTATTTGCATCGCAAGGACGGTTCTTGTCGCGAAGTCTTCAACAAGTAGCGAAAGACATAATTGCCAGAGCTATAGATGCAGTATCTGCAAGTGGAATTGATCCTTACAG CTCGTTACCCGAGGATGAGTGGTTTTCAGAGGTTGCTCAGATGGCAATGAAGATGTTATCAGGAGAGGGAAACTTCAGAAGTGACGATCGTGAGACGTCTGTTGATAGCCCTACTGCTTCTGCATTTTCTCATGGGAGCTCCTAA